A window of the Halopseudomonas phragmitis genome harbors these coding sequences:
- a CDS encoding tripartite tricarboxylate transporter TctB family protein — protein sequence MLERNLDLWAGLLITIAGLIGLFYLIPNHIGAGFGFGLSPRFFPYLCVGAITVLGALLFITRLRDKQPSTRRIELNRRSLLRLLLLIGLMAVSLLLLQLIGYLAGAMFLVATFMLAMGERRLSWILPTAVVWPLLLWLLFKLALGAPLD from the coding sequence ATGCTTGAACGTAACCTTGACCTGTGGGCCGGCCTGCTGATCACAATCGCCGGCCTGATTGGCCTGTTCTATCTGATCCCGAACCATATCGGCGCCGGCTTCGGCTTTGGCCTGTCACCGCGCTTTTTCCCCTACCTGTGCGTGGGCGCCATCACCGTGCTGGGCGCGCTGCTGTTCATTACCCGGCTACGCGACAAGCAGCCTTCGACCCGGCGTATCGAACTGAACCGCCGCAGCCTGCTGCGTCTGTTGTTGCTGATCGGCCTGATGGCCGTAAGCCTGTTGCTGCTGCAACTAATCGGCTATCTGGCTGGCGCCATGTTCCTGGTGGCCACCTTCATGCTGGCGATGGGCGAGCGCCGACTCAGCTGGATTCTGCCAACGGCGGTGGTCTGGCCGCTGCTGCTCTGGCTGTTGTTCAAACTGGCGCTGGGCGCCCCCCTGGACTGA
- a CDS encoding tripartite tricarboxylate transporter permease: protein MHDLLLGLADAFTLTNLLYIALGVLIGQIFAAAPGVGALMAITIAVPFTFYLSPVTAIGLLVGINKGGTLGGAVSAILMNTPGSPEATATTFDGYPMSRKGQALKALRTAHASSVTGDALSDLVLFLVAAPLALVAMRMGPLEMAAVVLVAFVVVGGMVGNSVLKGLIAAALGVLLSLVGTDPETAGERLSFGIPELMDGLAISAVGIGVLALGEIFRQAIYHQRGSLHRLPDAGLGNPAQNHFGWRDYRHIAPTIFKSTGIGTLIGAIPGLGSTAAAFLGYASAKRSAKNPENFGKGDIRGVAATEAANSAVVGSNFIPLLSLGIPGNVAAALILGAFVIHGITPGPQLFTDQARLVYAIFGAMVIGTLCNLFFGLFTMRLFAKIIRLPLQLILPCVVLLCVTGIIVASNLFSAWLLIGFAALGFLMRMLDFSFVTFIIGFVLGPMFELNVRQSVLLADGNIGYLLDRPIACAFILLALVLIWRLSRRQAQAGKRLAV, encoded by the coding sequence ATGCACGATCTGCTGCTGGGGCTGGCCGACGCCTTTACCCTGACCAATCTGCTGTACATCGCCCTCGGCGTACTGATCGGCCAGATCTTCGCCGCCGCACCGGGCGTCGGCGCACTGATGGCCATCACCATCGCTGTGCCCTTCACCTTCTATCTCAGCCCGGTCACCGCCATTGGCCTGCTGGTCGGAATCAACAAGGGCGGCACCCTGGGCGGGGCGGTCTCGGCCATTCTTATGAACACCCCAGGTTCACCGGAGGCCACCGCCACCACCTTCGACGGCTATCCAATGTCGCGCAAGGGCCAGGCACTCAAGGCCCTGCGCACCGCTCACGCCTCATCGGTGACCGGCGACGCTCTGAGCGATCTGGTGCTGTTCCTGGTCGCAGCACCGCTGGCACTGGTGGCCATGCGCATGGGCCCGCTGGAAATGGCCGCAGTGGTACTGGTCGCCTTCGTGGTCGTTGGCGGCATGGTCGGCAACTCCGTACTCAAGGGCCTGATTGCCGCCGCCCTTGGCGTGCTCCTGAGTCTGGTCGGCACCGATCCGGAAACTGCCGGTGAGCGGCTATCTTTCGGCATCCCGGAACTGATGGATGGTCTGGCCATCAGCGCGGTGGGCATCGGCGTGCTGGCACTTGGCGAAATCTTTCGTCAGGCCATCTATCACCAGCGCGGCAGCCTGCACCGGCTACCGGATGCCGGCCTGGGCAATCCGGCACAGAACCATTTTGGCTGGCGCGACTATCGCCACATCGCCCCCACCATTTTCAAGTCGACCGGCATAGGCACCCTGATCGGCGCCATTCCGGGGCTGGGTTCGACTGCCGCCGCCTTCCTCGGTTATGCCTCGGCCAAGCGCTCGGCGAAAAACCCGGAGAACTTCGGCAAGGGCGATATCCGTGGCGTCGCCGCCACTGAAGCGGCCAACTCGGCGGTCGTCGGCTCCAACTTCATCCCGCTGCTGTCGCTCGGAATTCCCGGCAACGTCGCCGCTGCGCTGATTCTCGGTGCCTTCGTCATCCACGGCATCACCCCCGGCCCGCAACTGTTCACCGATCAGGCCCGGCTGGTATACGCGATCTTCGGCGCCATGGTTATCGGCACCCTGTGCAATCTGTTCTTCGGCCTGTTCACCATGCGCCTGTTCGCCAAGATCATCCGCCTGCCGCTCCAACTGATTCTGCCCTGCGTCGTGCTGCTGTGCGTGACCGGCATCATCGTCGCCAGCAACTTGTTCAGCGCCTGGCTGCTGATCGGCTTCGCCGCGCTGGGCTTTCTGATGCGCATGCTGGACTTCTCCTTCGTCACTTTCATCATCGGCTTCGTACTCGGCCCGATGTTCGAACTCAACGTGCGCCAGAGCGTGCTGCTGGCTGACGGCAACATTGGCTATCTGCTGGACCGGCCCATTGCCTGCGCCTTCATTCTCCTGGCGCTGGTACTGATCTGGCGCCTGAGCCGGCGTCAGGCACAAGCCGGCAAACGATTGGCTGTCTGA
- the dapA gene encoding 4-hydroxy-tetrahydrodipicolinate synthase, with product MSSFQGIWVPVVTPFHQGQVDFVGLRRLVGHLLNAGVHGLVVCGTTGEAAALSQAEQLAVLDAVLELAPAEQVVMGLAGNHLADLLGRLDEIQQRSLAAVLVPAPYYIRPSQAALESFFNTVAERSRLPVILYDIPYRTGATLACETLLNITRHERIVAVKDCGGNPANTLALLASGNAAVLVGEDAQIFPALCLGAQGAIAAAAHIHPEQFVALYEQVQSQQWLAARATFFSLLPLIQTLFSEPNPAPVKTALALQGLIADELRAPLLGSSDGVRELLLGLGLARARAAQA from the coding sequence ATGTCATCGTTTCAAGGTATCTGGGTACCTGTGGTTACCCCGTTTCATCAGGGCCAGGTCGACTTTGTCGGTTTGCGGCGCCTGGTTGGCCATCTGCTGAATGCCGGGGTGCATGGCCTGGTGGTGTGTGGCACCACTGGTGAGGCCGCGGCCCTGAGCCAGGCTGAACAGTTGGCGGTGCTGGATGCGGTGCTGGAACTGGCCCCGGCTGAGCAGGTGGTCATGGGGTTGGCGGGCAATCACCTGGCGGATCTGCTGGGCCGGCTGGACGAGATCCAGCAACGCTCGCTGGCCGCTGTACTGGTGCCGGCGCCGTATTACATCCGCCCGTCGCAGGCGGCGCTGGAGAGCTTTTTCAATACCGTGGCCGAGCGCAGCCGGCTGCCGGTCATTCTCTACGATATTCCCTATCGTACCGGGGCCACATTGGCCTGTGAGACGTTGCTGAATATCACCCGGCATGAGCGCATCGTGGCGGTCAAGGACTGCGGCGGCAACCCGGCTAACACCCTGGCGCTGCTGGCCAGTGGCAATGCGGCGGTTCTGGTCGGCGAAGACGCCCAGATCTTCCCGGCCCTGTGCCTGGGCGCTCAGGGGGCGATCGCTGCTGCTGCGCATATTCATCCCGAACAGTTCGTGGCGTTGTATGAACAGGTGCAGAGCCAGCAGTGGCTGGCCGCCCGGGCGACTTTTTTCAGCTTGCTACCGTTGATTCAGACCCTGTTCAGCGAACCGAATCCGGCCCCGGTCAAGACGGCCTTGGCCTTGCAGGGGCTGATTGCCGATGAGTTGCGGGCGCCGCTGCTGGGCAGCAGCGATGGCGTGCGTGAGTTGTTGTTGGGCTTGGGACTTGCTCGGGCCAGAGCGGCCCAGGCATGA